In Patescibacteria group bacterium, one DNA window encodes the following:
- the topA gene encoding type I DNA topoisomerase, whose product MSKLVIVESPTKARTITRFLPKKDYIIESSYGHIRDLPKAELGVDVDNNFEPKYIIPTKAKKQVSILKKETKKADSVILATDEDREGEAIAWHLVKALDLDQDKADRIVFHEITEKAILNALKKPRKINLNLVDAQQARRVLDRLVGYKLSPFLWKKIRRGLSAGRVQSVAVRLIVDKEREREKFKEQEYWQIEAELKKKDAKETFLARLIKKDETVFKKLDIKNQEQANKIVADLNNAKYLVSDIVKKEIKKSPTPPFTTSTLQQEASKKLGFSAKQTMMLAQQLYEGINIDGKSTGLITYMRTDSVNLAEDALAEAKNVIEQKFSSEYALPEPRRFKTKSKGAQEAHEAIRPTSFARVPDEIQNNLDPKQYKLYRLIWQRALACQMQQATLDSVSVDIKAKNYTFRSNGSTVKFAGFLKVYAQDGKLPLKEVILPVLTKEENLDFIKLLPSKHMTEPPARYSEATLIKALEEQGIGRPSTYAPTISTIQLRNYIAKDENRKFYPTEVGILVNDLLVEHFPQIVDIKFTALMEDSLDKIAEGEKKWQPTIKEFYDPFAKNLKEKEKEVKKFEEETGKKCPKCGKPVVIKYGRFGKFQACSGFPECKFAEPIESEKKEKEELEKKYAGEKCEKCGSSMIVKQGRFGQFLACSKYPECKTTKPIEKATGVKCPKCGKGDIIEKRSKRGKTFFACNKYPECKNAYWSKPTGEKCPKCQSLLVFATDKKIKCSSKECDFTKDQPEKQEK is encoded by the coding sequence ATGTCAAAACTAGTCATAGTTGAGTCTCCAACAAAAGCCCGCACAATCACTCGTTTTTTGCCAAAGAAAGATTACATTATTGAATCTTCCTATGGTCATATCCGCGATCTTCCCAAAGCTGAGCTTGGAGTTGATGTTGACAATAATTTTGAACCAAAATACATTATTCCAACTAAAGCCAAAAAACAAGTCAGCATTCTTAAAAAAGAAACTAAAAAAGCTGATAGTGTTATACTTGCAACTGATGAAGACCGCGAAGGAGAAGCAATTGCTTGGCATTTGGTAAAAGCATTAGATCTTGATCAAGACAAAGCTGATCGCATTGTTTTTCATGAAATCACTGAAAAAGCAATTTTAAATGCTTTAAAAAAGCCAAGAAAAATTAATTTAAATTTAGTCGATGCTCAACAAGCAAGACGTGTTTTAGATCGATTGGTAGGTTATAAACTATCACCTTTTTTGTGGAAAAAAATTAGACGAGGATTATCAGCTGGACGTGTTCAATCTGTTGCAGTTCGCTTAATCGTTGACAAAGAAAGAGAAAGAGAAAAATTCAAAGAACAAGAATACTGGCAAATTGAAGCTGAATTAAAGAAGAAAGATGCTAAAGAAACATTTTTAGCCAGACTAATTAAAAAAGACGAAACTGTCTTTAAAAAACTCGATATTAAAAATCAAGAACAAGCAAACAAAATTGTCGCTGATCTTAATAATGCAAAATATTTAGTTTCCGATATCGTAAAAAAAGAAATCAAAAAGTCACCAACTCCTCCATTCACAACAAGTACTTTGCAACAAGAAGCTTCCAAAAAATTAGGCTTTTCTGCTAAACAAACAATGATGTTGGCTCAACAATTGTATGAAGGTATTAATATTGATGGCAAATCAACAGGCTTAATTACTTACATGAGAACAGATTCTGTTAATTTAGCAGAAGATGCATTAGCAGAAGCAAAAAATGTTATTGAACAAAAATTTAGTTCAGAGTACGCTCTACCTGAACCAAGACGTTTTAAGACAAAATCAAAAGGCGCTCAAGAAGCTCACGAAGCAATCAGGCCTACTTCTTTTGCTAGAGTTCCTGATGAAATTCAAAACAATTTAGATCCAAAACAATATAAACTTTATCGCCTCATTTGGCAAAGAGCTCTTGCATGCCAAATGCAACAAGCAACTTTAGATTCTGTTTCTGTTGATATCAAAGCAAAAAATTATACATTTAGATCTAATGGTTCAACTGTCAAATTTGCTGGTTTCTTAAAAGTTTATGCTCAAGATGGAAAATTACCACTTAAAGAAGTAATTTTGCCAGTATTAACAAAAGAAGAAAATCTAGATTTCATAAAATTATTACCAAGCAAGCACATGACTGAACCGCCAGCTCGTTATTCTGAAGCAACTTTAATTAAAGCACTTGAAGAACAAGGCATTGGCCGTCCATCAACTTATGCACCAACAATATCTACAATTCAACTTCGTAATTATATTGCCAAAGACGAAAATCGCAAATTCTATCCTACTGAAGTCGGTATTTTAGTCAACGATCTTCTAGTCGAACATTTTCCTCAAATCGTTGATATCAAATTTACTGCTTTAATGGAAGATAGCTTAGATAAAATTGCCGAAGGCGAAAAAAAATGGCAACCTACTATCAAGGAATTTTATGATCCATTTGCCAAAAATTTGAAAGAAAAAGAAAAAGAAGTCAAAAAATTTGAAGAAGAAACTGGCAAAAAATGCCCAAAATGCGGAAAACCAGTAGTCATCAAATACGGACGTTTTGGCAAATTCCAAGCTTGTTCTGGTTTTCCAGAATGTAAATTTGCTGAACCAATTGAATCAGAAAAGAAAGAAAAAGAAGAACTAGAAAAAAAATATGCTGGCGAAAAATGTGAAAAATGTGGTTCATCCATGATCGTTAAACAAGGACGCTTCGGCCAATTCCTAGCTTGCTCTAAATATCCAGAATGTAAAACAACCAAGCCAATTGAAAAAGCAACTGGAGTCAAATGTCCAAAATGCGGTAAAGGCGATATTATTGAAAAAAGATCAAAAAGAGGAAAAACTTTCTTTGCCTGTAATAAATATCCTGAATGCAAAAATGCCTATTGGAGCAAACCAACTGGCGAAAAATGTCCAAAATGCCAATCCTTATTAGTCTTTGCTACTGACAAAAAAATAAAATGTTCCAGCAAAGAATGCGATTTCACAAAAGACCAGCCAGAAAAACAAGAAAAATAA
- a CDS encoding bifunctional (p)ppGpp synthetase/guanosine-3',5'-bis(diphosphate) 3'-pyrophosphohydrolase, protein MDTKLFFDKAKILYQENELEQIKKAFTFANNCHAGQFRESKEPYITHPLKVALFLIDMNLDATTIIAALLHDTVEDTSIKLEDIKKEFGNEVAKLVSGVTKLKQAVVYQENIKSYSAENIRRMFLAMAQDIRVVLIKLADRYHNMATLNYKEPKKRQEKARETLDIYAPLANRLCMGELKGQLEDYAFPILMPNEYNWVKSLTQKKIEERKKYISKVIIDLKRKLKNANIEYIDIHGRAKHYYSLYKKLLRNNKNINEIYDIVALRVVVKDVPTCYTVLGFIHQNWRPLIGRIKDYIALPKTNGYQSIHTTVIRPDGEIIEIQIKTSKMHEEAECGIAAHWQYDEAGKPKNPARLPAEKIAWIKKLTDWQKELPIKNRSEKFAESLKIDIFKDRIFAFTPKGDVLDLPENATPIDFAYQVHTEIGHRCKEVWINGHIASLDNKIKNGDVVNIITSSIAKPKRDWLTFAKTSIAQSKIKTWFKQVNKDKNIAYGKKILNNELAQLGHKPIETVPKNKITKALQKLNYIDLDGLFTALGEGEINLNQVIKAVYEEKDILKKDDKQFLFFKKEPQPRAIISDTGGFLTKIAKCCNPTINDKIKAHITRSEGASIHKYNCKELKKPDQGRIVDACWDQDLKENYHAKIEVESLNRIGMIKDIATLLSNFGVNIENFHSKSNPKKDTFIMCLHLEIKNLDQFFEVLHEVSKIEGIIDVRRI, encoded by the coding sequence ATGGATACAAAACTTTTTTTCGACAAAGCAAAAATATTATATCAAGAAAATGAGCTTGAACAAATCAAGAAGGCTTTCACTTTTGCCAATAATTGCCATGCTGGACAATTCCGCGAAAGCAAAGAGCCTTATATTACCCACCCTCTTAAAGTGGCTCTTTTTTTAATTGACATGAATCTTGATGCAACTACAATTATTGCAGCCTTACTTCATGATACAGTTGAAGATACATCAATCAAGCTCGAAGATATTAAGAAAGAATTTGGCAATGAAGTTGCAAAATTAGTTTCAGGCGTTACAAAATTAAAACAAGCTGTTGTTTATCAAGAAAATATTAAAAGCTATTCCGCAGAAAATATCAGACGAATGTTTTTAGCTATGGCTCAAGACATTAGAGTTGTTCTAATTAAATTAGCTGATCGCTATCACAATATGGCTACTTTAAATTATAAAGAGCCAAAAAAAAGACAAGAAAAAGCGCGAGAAACATTAGATATTTATGCTCCATTAGCCAATCGTCTTTGCATGGGCGAATTAAAAGGACAATTGGAAGATTATGCCTTTCCGATTCTGATGCCAAATGAATACAATTGGGTCAAAAGTTTAACACAAAAGAAAATTGAAGAAAGAAAAAAATATATTAGCAAAGTAATTATTGATCTAAAAAGAAAACTTAAAAACGCAAATATTGAATACATTGATATTCATGGACGTGCAAAACACTATTATAGTCTTTACAAAAAATTATTGCGCAATAATAAAAATATCAATGAAATTTATGATATCGTTGCTTTAAGAGTTGTCGTTAAAGATGTTCCAACATGCTACACAGTTTTAGGATTTATTCATCAAAACTGGCGACCATTAATTGGCAGAATTAAAGATTATATTGCTTTACCGAAAACAAATGGTTATCAATCAATTCATACAACTGTCATCAGACCTGATGGCGAGATCATTGAAATTCAAATTAAAACATCAAAAATGCATGAAGAAGCAGAATGCGGTATTGCTGCTCATTGGCAATATGACGAAGCTGGAAAACCCAAAAATCCTGCTAGATTGCCAGCTGAAAAAATTGCTTGGATTAAAAAATTGACTGATTGGCAAAAAGAATTGCCGATCAAAAATCGTTCTGAAAAATTTGCCGAATCTCTTAAAATTGATATTTTTAAAGACAGAATTTTTGCTTTTACTCCAAAAGGCGATGTCTTAGATTTACCAGAAAATGCCACGCCAATTGACTTTGCCTATCAAGTTCATACCGAAATTGGTCATCGTTGTAAGGAAGTTTGGATAAATGGACATATTGCATCGCTAGATAACAAAATTAAAAATGGCGACGTTGTAAACATCATTACTTCATCTATTGCAAAGCCAAAAAGAGATTGGCTAACTTTTGCTAAAACAAGCATTGCTCAAAGCAAAATCAAAACTTGGTTCAAACAAGTTAATAAAGACAAAAATATTGCTTATGGTAAAAAAATCCTGAACAATGAACTTGCTCAACTTGGACACAAACCAATTGAAACTGTCCCAAAAAATAAAATAACAAAAGCACTTCAAAAATTGAATTATATTGATTTAGATGGTTTATTTACCGCGTTAGGCGAAGGCGAAATTAATTTGAATCAAGTTATTAAAGCTGTTTATGAAGAAAAAGATATTCTAAAAAAAGATGACAAACAATTCCTTTTCTTCAAAAAAGAGCCTCAACCTCGTGCAATAATTTCCGACACAGGAGGATTTTTAACAAAAATTGCCAAATGTTGCAATCCAACGATTAATGACAAAATTAAAGCTCATATTACAAGATCTGAAGGAGCAAGTATTCACAAATATAATTGCAAAGAATTAAAAAAACCAGACCAAGGAAGAATAGTTGATGCTTGTTGGGACCAAGATCTTAAAGAAAATTATCATGCAAAGATTGAAGTCGAAAGTTTAAATCGCATTGGTATGATCAAAGATATTGCCACACTTTTATCTAATTTTGGAGTAAATATTGAAAACTTTCATTCAAAATCAAATCCAAAAAAAGACACCTTTATTATGTGTCTTCATCTTGAAATAAAAAACCTCGATCAGTTTTTCGAGGTTTTACACGAAGTATCAAAAATTGAAGGAATAATTGACGTACGAAGGATTTAA
- a CDS encoding ParB/RepB/Spo0J family partition protein: MLNKSLGRGLESLIPLKKNQFVKDNQKKDTDVKTVERLKKFSPALSESVVLVDTKFIEPNPHQPRKYFDEQQLKELAESIKIHGILQPLIATKVFDNQYQLLAGERRLQASKLAGLKQVPVIVRELNEQQKLEMALVENVQRQDLNPMEEALAYSSLIDEFNLKQEDVAKKVGKSRAFITNTLRLLTLPQEIQKAIFDKKISFGHAKAILGLKTEEEQLKLFKSILLNNLSVRASESGAKKVKVKDHVRSFSQKTPLIMDYEERLAQSLGTKVEIKKTGKSGKVIVDFFSEEELGNIMEVIAGKPQI, from the coding sequence ATGTTAAATAAGAGTTTAGGACGAGGTTTGGAGTCATTGATTCCATTGAAGAAAAATCAATTTGTTAAAGATAATCAAAAAAAAGATACTGATGTAAAAACAGTTGAACGTTTGAAAAAGTTTTCACCAGCTTTGAGTGAATCTGTTGTTTTAGTTGATACAAAATTTATTGAACCAAATCCGCATCAGCCAAGAAAATATTTTGATGAACAGCAATTAAAAGAATTGGCAGAATCAATTAAAATTCATGGAATTTTACAGCCATTGATTGCGACAAAAGTTTTTGATAATCAATATCAGCTTTTAGCAGGTGAGAGAAGATTGCAGGCATCAAAGTTGGCTGGTTTAAAGCAAGTTCCGGTAATTGTAAGAGAACTAAATGAGCAACAGAAATTAGAAATGGCTTTGGTAGAGAATGTTCAAAGACAAGATTTAAATCCGATGGAAGAAGCTTTGGCATACAGCAGTTTAATTGATGAATTCAATTTAAAACAAGAGGATGTAGCTAAAAAAGTTGGCAAGAGCAGAGCGTTTATTACAAATACTTTAAGATTATTAACTTTGCCTCAAGAAATTCAAAAAGCAATTTTTGATAAGAAAATTAGTTTTGGACATGCAAAAGCTATTTTGGGTTTGAAGACAGAGGAAGAACAATTGAAATTATTTAAGAGTATTTTGTTGAACAATTTGAGTGTTCGGGCTTCTGAAAGTGGTGCGAAAAAAGTAAAAGTAAAAGATCATGTTAGATCATTCAGTCAAAAAACTCCTCTAATTATGGATTATGAGGAGCGTTTAGCCCAATCTCTAGGAACTAAGGTAGAAATCAAGAAGACTGGTAAATCTGGTAAAGTTATAGTTGATTTCTTTTCTGAAGAAGAGTTAGGAAATATTATGGAAGTTATAGCAGGAAAGCCACAGATCTGA
- a CDS encoding AAA family ATPase — MSNIISIVNQKGGTGKTTTTINFAAALAEMGKKVLIVDFDPQGNASSGVGLEVNEKTRGIYDVLTEKAEIKEVIQESVVKNLFVLPASQALAAATIELVNVSDREFRLKTALEKLDFFEFILIDCPPSLGLLTINSLVASNYVLIPVQCEYYALEGLGQLLKTIQLIKDNLQPNLEILGVLLTMHDRRIKLSEEVVSEVRTKFPFRVFDSIIPRNVRLAEAPSFGKSILQYASWSKGARAYRGLGKEVVEVLNEAKVTLERS, encoded by the coding sequence ATGTCAAATATAATATCAATTGTAAATCAAAAAGGTGGAACGGGAAAAACAACTACAACAATTAATTTTGCTGCTGCTTTGGCTGAAATGGGAAAGAAGGTATTAATCGTTGACTTTGATCCACAGGGTAATGCAAGCTCTGGAGTGGGATTGGAAGTTAATGAAAAAACAAGAGGGATTTATGATGTTTTAACAGAAAAAGCAGAAATTAAAGAGGTAATTCAGGAATCAGTTGTTAAAAATCTTTTTGTGTTGCCAGCAAGTCAGGCTCTTGCTGCAGCAACGATTGAATTAGTGAATGTAAGTGATCGAGAATTTAGATTAAAAACTGCTTTAGAAAAATTAGATTTTTTTGAATTTATCTTGATTGATTGTCCTCCATCTTTAGGTTTATTGACAATTAACAGTTTAGTTGCTTCAAATTATGTTTTAATTCCAGTACAATGTGAGTATTATGCATTGGAAGGTTTAGGACAGTTATTAAAAACAATTCAACTAATAAAAGACAATTTACAGCCAAATTTGGAAATATTAGGAGTATTATTAACAATGCATGATCGAAGAATTAAATTATCGGAAGAAGTTGTATCTGAAGTTAGGACAAAATTTCCATTTAGAGTTTTTGATTCAATAATTCCTCGAAATGTAAGATTAGCTGAAGCTCCAAGTTTTGGAAAATCTATATTACAATATGCGTCTTGGTCTAAGGGTGCGAGAGCGTATCGCGGACTTGGTAAAGAAGTAGTTGAAGTGCTGAATGAAGCAAAAGTTACATTAGAACGAAGTTAG
- a CDS encoding LAGLIDADG family homing endonuclease — translation MNKKVLNSNKELQAYIIGIALGDGNLSNPNGRATRLRIFCDTKYPFLIKKISKSLQKLLPSNKVSTSYSKFENCATISCYSNYWPKLLGWQAKEGSKFKQKVFIPNWIRENKQYTINYIRGLIETDGSIYLDRKYKTMMFVSNISNLANDFFKCVISLNYKPRFYKIKQDNKAIYHIRLCKKIDEFLNLVKPEKR, via the coding sequence ATGAATAAAAAAGTTCTAAATTCAAACAAAGAATTACAAGCTTATATTATTGGAATAGCCTTGGGCGACGGTAATCTATCCAATCCAAATGGCAGAGCAACAAGGTTAAGGATATTCTGCGACACAAAATATCCTTTTTTAATTAAAAAAATTTCTAAATCTTTACAAAAACTATTACCATCAAATAAAGTTAGTACTAGCTATAGTAAATTTGAAAATTGTGCAACCATTAGTTGCTACTCAAATTATTGGCCAAAATTATTAGGTTGGCAAGCTAAAGAAGGCTCAAAATTTAAACAAAAAGTATTTATACCAAATTGGATAAGAGAAAACAAACAATATACGATAAACTATATAAGAGGTCTAATTGAAACTGATGGTAGTATCTATCTAGATCGAAAATATAAAACAATGATGTTCGTTTCCAATATTTCAAATCTAGCTAATGATTTTTTCAAGTGCGTTATATCTTTAAACTATAAGCCTCGATTCTATAAAATAAAACAAGATAATAAGGCAATATATCATATCAGATTATGTAAAAAAATTGATGAATTCCTAAACCTTGTTAAACCAGAAAAAAGATAA
- the glyA gene encoding serine hydroxymethyltransferase, producing the protein MLKKTDPKIYKLIKQEEKRQAESIRLIPSENYVSKAVLEATGSILTNKYSEGYARKRYYEGQEFIDQIEEEAISRAKKLFRADHVNVQPYSGSPANLAVYFALLKPGEKIMGMSLPHGGHLTHGWKVSATAKFFSAVQYTVDEKTKLLDYDKILSLAKQEKPRIIVAGATAYPRKIDFKKFKEIADSVNALFLADIAHISGLVAANLHQSPVPYADVVTTTTHKSLRGPRGAMIMCKEKHAKAIDRAVFPGLQGGPHDNTTAAIAVALKEASTSKFKNYAKQIIKNAQALATELLNYDFDLVTGGTDNHLILIDMTNKNLSGKQMSSALIKAGIECNANTVPYDKRSPFDPSGIRIGTPAVTTLGTKEREMKIIAEWMKEVSENVNNEKVLKRIKYEVKKLCGKFEMPGMK; encoded by the coding sequence ATGCTAAAAAAGACGGATCCAAAAATTTATAAGTTGATTAAGCAAGAAGAAAAAAGGCAAGCTGAATCAATTAGATTAATTCCTTCGGAAAATTATGTTTCCAAAGCAGTTTTAGAAGCAACTGGTTCAATTTTGACAAATAAATATTCTGAAGGCTATGCTAGAAAAAGATATTATGAAGGACAAGAGTTTATTGATCAAATTGAAGAGGAAGCAATAAGCCGAGCAAAAAAGTTGTTCAGAGCAGATCATGTTAATGTTCAGCCATATTCTGGCTCTCCAGCTAATTTGGCAGTCTATTTTGCTTTATTAAAACCAGGTGAAAAAATAATGGGAATGAGTTTGCCACATGGCGGACATTTGACGCATGGTTGGAAAGTGTCAGCTACTGCGAAATTTTTTAGTGCAGTTCAGTATACTGTTGATGAAAAAACAAAATTGTTAGATTATGACAAAATTTTAAGCTTGGCAAAACAAGAAAAACCAAGGATAATTGTTGCTGGTGCGACTGCTTATCCTAGAAAAATTGATTTTAAAAAATTCAAAGAAATTGCCGATTCGGTTAATGCATTGTTTTTGGCTGATATTGCCCATATTTCTGGCTTAGTTGCAGCAAATCTTCATCAAAGTCCAGTTCCTTATGCTGATGTTGTAACAACGACAACACACAAATCTTTGCGAGGACCAAGAGGAGCAATGATTATGTGTAAGGAAAAACACGCAAAAGCAATTGATAGAGCAGTATTTCCTGGCCTTCAAGGCGGACCACATGATAATACAACAGCAGCGATTGCGGTAGCATTGAAAGAGGCAAGTACTTCAAAGTTCAAAAATTATGCCAAACAAATTATTAAAAATGCTCAAGCTTTGGCTACAGAATTATTAAATTATGATTTTGATTTGGTAACAGGTGGAACTGACAATCATTTGATTTTGATTGATATGACTAACAAAAATTTATCTGGCAAACAGATGTCATCTGCTTTGATTAAGGCAGGAATTGAATGTAATGCTAATACTGTGCCTTATGACAAACGTTCGCCTTTTGATCCATCTGGAATAAGAATTGGAACGCCAGCTGTAACTACCTTAGGTACGAAAGAAAGAGAGATGAAAATTATTGCAGAATGGATGAAAGAGGTTAGCGAGAATGTTAACAATGAAAAAGTGTTAAAAAGGATTAAATATGAAGTCAAAAAGTTGTGTGGGAAGTTTGAGATGCCGGGAATGAAATAA
- a CDS encoding L-threonylcarbamoyladenylate synthase, with translation MNIIKLAEINILEIIEYLKNNKVIVAPTETAYGLLANALSDEAVKKVFEIKQREISKELSVFMRDIEMAKKYVEFNGEAMRLAEKYLPGPLTLVLKVKKKMPFVKNSLGIRISNNDIIKKIMENVDFPVTATSANIANEKACYSVDEIKAQFTNKEKQPDLVIDGGKLNFGCISTVIDLTGEKVKILRQGDIRILNIKY, from the coding sequence ATGAATATAATAAAATTAGCTGAGATAAATATTTTGGAAATTATTGAATATTTGAAAAATAATAAAGTTATTGTTGCGCCGACTGAAACCGCGTATGGATTATTAGCTAATGCTTTGAGTGATGAGGCTGTAAAAAAAGTTTTTGAAATTAAACAGCGAGAAATTAGCAAAGAATTGTCAGTCTTTATGAGAGATATTGAGATGGCAAAAAAATATGTTGAATTTAATGGTGAAGCGATGAGATTAGCTGAAAAATATTTGCCTGGTCCTTTGACTTTAGTTTTGAAGGTAAAAAAGAAAATGCCATTTGTTAAAAATAGTTTAGGAATTAGAATTTCAAATAATGATATAATTAAAAAGATTATGGAGAATGTTGATTTTCCAGTGACAGCAACAAGCGCAAATATTGCCAATGAAAAAGCTTGTTATTCTGTTGACGAGATTAAAGCTCAGTTTACTAATAAAGAAAAACAACCAGATTTGGTGATTGATGGCGGAAAATTAAATTTTGGGTGTATTTCTACTGTTATTGATTTAACTGGAGAAAAAGTTAAGATTTTGAGACAAGGGGATATTCGGATATTGAATATTAAATATTAG
- a CDS encoding sugar phosphate nucleotidyltransferase, with product MKNITSLILAAGKGTRLNCTDRPKVMLMIGDKPMIEYQVKTMEDLGADRIILVIGFRGDLIKDYLKDRVEYVEQKEQLGTGHAVMMAKEKIKDFDGYVLIAPGDAPFLTLEMLNSLVTKCEGRDLDGCILSVNLKDPLEYGRIVRDESNNVLRIVEKKDATEEQLKIKEINTGVYCFKAKALLENLDLISNNNVQKEYYLTDLIEIMNKKGLKLDTVITDDFEHTMGINRPEELERARQIVK from the coding sequence ATGAAAAACATAACATCTTTGATTTTAGCAGCTGGAAAAGGAACAAGATTGAATTGTACTGATAGGCCAAAAGTAATGCTTATGATTGGAGACAAGCCAATGATAGAGTATCAAGTTAAAACAATGGAAGATTTGGGAGCGGACAGAATCATTTTGGTAATTGGATTTAGAGGAGATTTAATTAAAGATTACTTAAAAGATAGAGTAGAATATGTTGAACAAAAAGAACAATTAGGAACTGGACATGCGGTAATGATGGCAAAAGAAAAAATAAAAGATTTCGATGGATATGTTCTAATTGCTCCTGGTGATGCACCTTTTTTGACTTTGGAAATGTTAAACTCTTTAGTTACAAAATGTGAAGGAAGAGATTTAGATGGTTGTATTTTAAGCGTAAATTTAAAAGATCCATTAGAATATGGCAGAATTGTGCGAGATGAGAGTAACAATGTTTTAAGAATTGTTGAGAAAAAAGATGCAACGGAAGAGCAATTAAAAATTAAGGAAATAAATACCGGAGTATATTGTTTTAAGGCTAAAGCATTATTGGAAAATTTAGATTTAATTAGCAATAATAATGTTCAAAAAGAATATTATTTGACTGATTTGATTGAAATTATGAATAAAAAGGGATTGAAATTAGATACTGTTATCACTGACGATTTTGAGCATACAATGGGAATAAATAGACCCGAGGAGCTTGAAAGGGCGAGGCAGATTGTTAAATAA
- a CDS encoding HAD hydrolase-like protein: MLRKDKIVILDFDHTIFNTELFKRHLKTIFLRYGITSDRYEQTYNYIRKKLKRPYDPALHVRLLEGEITDIKSLMTEVNGLVANSKNYLYEDVISFLESVKDDCELFLVSLGVKRFQQPKIDNCKINGFFTKVLLTEGEGGLKKDILKDLINENRDKKIAIIEDVPENIDYIKRGFSYIIAIKIERPGGKYSESKAELNNFTVKGLYQATNIVKCIL, translated from the coding sequence ATGTTAAGAAAAGATAAAATAGTTATATTAGATTTTGATCATACGATATTTAATACCGAGCTCTTCAAAAGACATTTGAAGACTATTTTTTTGCGTTATGGAATTACTTCTGATAGGTATGAGCAGACTTATAATTATATTAGAAAAAAATTAAAAAGACCGTATGATCCGGCTTTGCATGTTAGATTGTTGGAAGGCGAAATTACAGATATAAAAAGTTTGATGACAGAAGTCAATGGCCTAGTTGCTAATTCAAAAAATTATTTGTATGAAGATGTGATTTCTTTTTTGGAAAGCGTAAAAGATGATTGTGAATTATTTTTGGTATCATTAGGAGTAAAAAGATTTCAACAACCAAAAATTGATAATTGTAAGATAAATGGTTTTTTTACAAAAGTTTTGTTGACAGAAGGAGAAGGTGGTTTGAAAAAGGATATTTTGAAAGATCTGATTAATGAAAACAGAGATAAAAAAATTGCAATCATAGAGGATGTACCAGAAAATATTGATTATATAAAAAGAGGTTTTTCATATATTATTGCGATTAAGATTGAAAGACCAGGAGGCAAATATTCTGAAAGTAAGGCAGAATTAAATAATTTTACTGTAAAAGGTCTTTATCAAGCGACAAATATTGTTAAGTGTATACTTTAG